DNA from Aggregatimonas sangjinii:
AAACGGGGAGACCCAATTTTATGATAACGAAGTGGATAACTATAAACAAGACCATGCCCAGCTCTTATGGAACGAGCGTTGGAATACCAATTGGAGCAGTAATATCGCCCTGCATTATACACATGGGCGCGGCTATTTCGAACAATTCCGGGAGGATGATGATTTCGAAACCTATGGCTTTGCTCCACTTACTGTAAACGGGGAGGAAGTGAACACCACCGATGTCATTCGACGCAGATGGCTTGACAATGATTTTTATGGGGCGGTCTTTTCAGCGAACTATATCACTGAAAAGTTGGATTTGATTTTAGGAGGGGGATACAATAAGTACGTAGGCGATCATTTCGGGGAGGTTATCTGGGCACGATTTGCTAGCGACAGCAACATTCGTGACCGGTATTACGACGATACCTCCGATAAGACGGATTTGAACCTCTATGCCAAGGCCAATTATGAATTGAGCGATAAATTAAGCCTATATGGCGATTTACAATACCGTACCGTAGGATATCGGGCCAACGGTGAGGAAACGGGTCTGGTGGATGATACCTTTAATTTTTTCAATCCCAAAGCGGGAATCACCTACGATTTGAGAAAGAACAGCAGCCTCTACCTAAGTTTTGCTGTGGCCAATCGCGAACCGAACCGTAACGATTATGAAAACGGAAGCCCCAAACCTGAACGCCTGAACGATGTGGAACTCGGCTGGCGTTACGTTGCCCCGTGGATTACCTTAAATGCAAATGGGTATTATATGGGCTATAAAGACCAGTTGGTACTTACGGGAGAGTTGAACGATGTAGGAGCGCCGTTGCGGGCCAACGTGGGCGATAGTTACCGTATGGGACTTGAAATAGATGCGAATATAAGGTTCAACGAAAAATTTAACTGGCGGCCCAATGTGGCGATAAGCACCAATAAGAATCAAGATTTTCGGTTTCAACGCGATGGCGTGTTGCAGAATTTAGGGAATACGAACATTGCCTATTCCCCAGGTTTGGTCATCGGCAATTGGTTTACCTATAGCCCTGTCGACGTACTCCAAATTTCATTCCTTTCGAAATACGTCGGCAAACAATATATGGGGAACATCGACTCCGAAACCTCGGTTTTAGAGGCCTATTCGCATCTTGACTTTAATGTACAATACATTTGGGAAATCGATGCCTTTATTGAAAGCATTACCCTGTCTGGAATGGTCAATAACGTTTTCAATGAAGACATTGTTTCAGATGGCTACTTCTTTACGTTCGATGATGATTTTAGTACTCCCGGAACGATTACTACCGTTGAAGGGGCAGGCTTCTATCCGCAAGCGGGCACGAACTTTTTACTAGGGGCCACCTTAAAATTCTAAGCATACGCTGATGGAAAATTTAAAAATCGCATTGGATTGGACGGCAAACACCAACCATACTGGCTTTTTCGTTGCCAAGGACAAAGGCTATTACGAAAATTTGGGGATAAAGGTAGAAATCATGACTCCGGATACCGATGATTACAGCAGTACCCCTGCGAAAAAAGTAGAATTGGGCCAGGCAGATATGGCGCTGTGCCCTTTCGAAAGTGTCGTAAGTTACCGCACCAAAGCCAGTCCCTTTGATGCAATTGCTTTGGCAACCCTTTTTAGGGAAGATATCAGTGCAATTGCGACTTTGGATGAGGGAGGAATACAATCCCCAAAGGATTTGGATGGCAAAACGTACGCTTCCTATCAAGCCCGATATGAAGACGAAATCGTTCGGCAAATGATTCGAAATGATGGCGGAAACGGGAATTTTGAAATCGTCTACCCAAAGAAATTGGGAATATGGGAAACCATAGTCCATAAAAAATACGATGCTACATGGATTTTTACGAACTGGGAAGGGGTACAGGCGAAAAATGAGGGAATTGAATTGAAATTATTCAAAATGGCCGATTACGGTATACCATACGGATATTCCCCCATTTTGTTGGCGTCTGAAACTATGGTAAGGAAGAATAAAGAGACGTACAAAAAGTTCCTCGAGGCCACAAAAAAAGGATTTCTCTTTGCTCAAAAGCATCCGGAAGCTGCTGTTGCCTGCATCACATCGTTTGTTTCCGAACAGGATAGCAATATCGATTTGTTGGAAAGCCAACGGTTTACTTCGTCGTTTTATGGGAATGCCGCGAATTGGGGACACTTTGACAAGGATAAAGTGCAGACCTATATAAATTGGTTGCATGAGAGCGGATTGGAAACCCAAAAACTGTCTGTCGACGCGCTACTTTTTAGGGGATTGATTTAACGTTGTTCAATCTACCTTCAAGCCCATATCAAGCCTGAAGTTAAGCTGCATAATTTGCTGACGACTCGCTGCCTTGGTGTTTCAGAGTACCTTTCCTAGGGACATGCTGGAACTGCGCATTCGCTCGCAAAGTCTCGGTATCATGTGATGCATAATATAAAAAATATCGCACTTGAGACCATCTAGATAAATGCAGAAAATAACTCTATGATTCCATAAAGCAGCTTATTGGTTCTAATAAATTGTTAAAATAAATAATATTTAAATAAAGAAGTATATATTTATGATGTAAGAATTAACTACAGGTTCTTAATTGTATAGATTACAAAATTTCATTGTATTATTCCTTTAATAACTGTGGAATATTATTTAAAATTTATAACAATCCTGAATTAAAGTTTTCAGCTATGAGCAACCTTTTAGATTCTATGCGAATAATTTTGAGGTTGTTAAAGATTGAAAAAACAAATTCTTATTTGAAGGATACCCTTTTTTCTCATCCGAATTATCCAAGTCTCTTATCTATATCTGATACATTAGGAAAGTACAGGATAAACACCCTTGCAGTTAGAATAGGTGAAGAAAAATTACAAGAAATTCCTCTCCCGTGCTTTGTTCAAGTAGTTGATCAAGGCACTACTCTTTTATATATTTTAACCAAAATTAACTTAAATGAGGTAGTCCTAATTAAAGAATCCAATTTGATTACCAAATCCTCTAAGATGGATTTCCAAAAAAAATGGACAGGTATCTGTCTTCTCGTTGAGAAAACTAAAAATTCTAAAGAACCAGATATTGAGAAAAAGTTAGCCAGAAAAAAAAGTATTACAGTTTTATCATCTAGCATAACTACAGTACTAGTTACCTTGTCAATTTTAAGCATGTCGCAATCTTGGAATATGGACAAGTTCTTAGTTTCCAATTTAGGTTATCTTATTTTAAAAGTTACCGGTCTAATTACCACGATTTTATTATTATGGTATGAAGTGGATAAATATAACCCTGCTCTCCAAAGTTTTTGTTCGTCAAACAAAAAGATGAACTGTGAAAGGGTATTGGGCTCTAAACATGCCTTTCTTTTCAACGGTACTATTAGTGTGAGCGTAATAGCATTTGGATATTTTTTTTCTTCTATTGTATTATTGCTATTAAAAAATTTTTCCAATAGCTCACTAAATATTTTATGTATTCTCACAATTAGCGCCTTGCCTGTTATTGCTTATTCAATATATATGCAATTTTTAGTGATTCGGGAATGGTGTAAATTTTGCATGATACTTTTGACGGTTTTGTTTTTCGAAAATGTTCTTGTCTATCTAACTGGAATTGAAATAAATAACATCAACATCCATGATATTTTAATATTTATTCTTTTCTTTTTGACACCAATATTGACATGGATTCTACTTAAGACAGTTTTTGAAAAAGGGAGAGAAACAAACATGCTAAGGCGAAATTTGAAGAAATTTAGAACTAACAAGAAAGTCTTTGAAAACCTCCTTTATGATTCTAAGAAATTAAGCACAAATCCTGATGGCTTAGGAATTTATATGAAAAACGCAAATCCCAAATACAAAGTATTGAAAATATGTAACCCCTACTGCAGTCCTTGTGCCAACGCGCATCCAATATTAGAAAAATTACATGATAATGGAATTATAGATTTACAAATTCTATTTACTGCCAAAGCAGACCAAAATGATAAAAAGTACAAACCGGTGAGCCATTTATTGGCGATAAATGAAACTGATCCTAAAAATATTAGCCGAGCGTTAGATGATTGGTATTCGGCTAAAAGGAAAGATTATAATGCATTTGCAAAAAAATACAAGATTAATGGGGAACTATTACAGCAAAATGATAAAGTCCGGAAAATGAAAGATTGGTGCGAAGCGGAGCAAATTATTCATACCCCCACTATTTTTATAAATGGATATAAATTATCCAATGAATATAGTGTGGGAGATCTAAGCGTGCTTTTAAAATAAAAAGTTATGATATAGAGGTAAGTATCTAAAACAAAATTCTTTCGCGAAGAATGGACATAAACCTTGGATGTCCGTAAATGGCCAGGGCAGTTATAAATTTTAATTTTTTAATTATGAAAAGTTTGTCAAGTCTAAATTTTGAGGCGAATGAAGTGCTTCAAAGAAGTCAAATGAAAACTGTTTTTGGCGGTGCAGTTTGTTCTAGTGGCAGTTCGGAAGTGGGATTTGCATGCGCTGATGGAACTTCTGGTGGTTCGTATACCATCTGTAATGAACATTATGATGCGTTTGTAGAAATGGCAGAAGACTTTTGCGGTTAGTGCAATTTATGTTTTAATTGCTAATCTGAATAGCTTTCTATTGGACTTAACGGTCCAATAGAAACTATTTTTTAAAACCATAAGTAATGAAAATCATAATATGGATTATTCTGATTGCAGGTCAAATTAACAGTTATTCACAACAAGAATTTAAGGGCATTGTTAATTACGGTCATAAAAAAAGTTTGGGTATGGGAACTCCTATCGGAATTGACTATAATGCGCAACTTGTTTTTAACGCTTTTTTAGCAACCTATACATACAATAAAGATGACTTGGAAGGAGGCCATGTAAACGAAATGAAAAGTATTAGAAAAAACGAGAAACAGGCGTTTATAGTTGGAAAAAAAACAACCGAAATTGGTCTTGCTTATCATATGGATAGGGATACCGACTTATTTAAGAATAGAGATATTGGCTATTTTTACGTTAAAGATTCAATCCCAAAAATGAAATGGGAAATACATGATGATACTAAGAAAATTGGGGATTTTCAATGTTCGAAAGCAACTACAAATTTCAGAGGAAGAGATTATACAGCTTGGTTTAGCACAGACATTCCCTTACCCTATGGACCATGGAAACTGCATGGTCTACCTGGTTTAATTTTAGAAGCTTATGATACACATAAAGAAATCTTTTTTTATTTCAAATCAATTGAATATCCTACAAGTCAGGATATTGACATATTTATACCCGAACCCGAAAGTGAAGGAAAAGATTGGATTTCATCAGAAAAATTTAAATCAGAAATGATAAAGAGATATGAAAAGGCCATTATTAGCGGAAGAATGTTTTCAGAACAATCTTCGGCACCCACAAAGTCAAAGAAAAAAATGCCTATGAAAAACCTATTTATTGAAGTTTTTGATTAAAAAATATACACTATTACTAATATTAATCAGCTATGCAGGCCACGCTCAAAATATAGCGATAAAGGGGCAGATATATAATACGGACAAAGCAGCTATTATTAATGCTAGTATTGTTATTTATGTAGATGGTTTGATTGATGGATACGTATATTCTAATGATTTAGGGTACTACAAGATAAAATCAAAAAGCTTGAAGAAAAATGACACCTTAAAACTAGTAGTAAATAGCTTGGGCTATAAAAGTGTTACAAAGATAATTAGTTCTCAAGAAGTAAAAGAAATAGTTCAGGATTTTATATTAGAAGAAAAGGTTGAAGAACTGAATGAAGTTGTTTTAGAAGCTTGGGAAAAAATGAAGGTTAGCGGAGATACCGTTACTTTTAGGGCAGATACATATATGAACGGGTCCGAACAAGTAGTTGAAGACTTGTTGAAAAATCTTCCTGGTATTGAAGTCCTAAAGGATGGAAATATAAAAGTCAATGGTAAATCAATCGACAAATTGTTGATTGAGGGAGATGATCTTTTTGATGAAAAGTATAAATTGCTTTCCAAAAATTTGGATGCAAAGAATATATCGGAGGTTCAAATTTTAAGTAATTTTGAAGACAATCCTGTTTTAAAAAGTTTTCAAGAATCGGATAAAGTAGCGATAAACTTAACCCTAAATGAGGACAAGAAAAATGTATGGTTCGGAAATGCAAGTATTGGCGTTGGAAGTGATGAACGATACAGCGGTTCAATCAATGTAGGGTTATTAAAGAAGAAGATTAAGTTTTTTAATCTGACAAATTTTAATAACACTAGAAATTTAGCAGTTTCTCAAGTAAAAAATAGTGGTGGACTAAATATTTTAGACTCGGAAGCCGAAAAAAAATTTGAAAAGGAAAGTAACACAATAGTAGATATTAATAATGTAGTAGACCCAAACTTTTCCGATAATGAAGATGTATTTAACAATTCATTTTTGAATTCTCTTGCCTTAGTTACCAATCTTTCCGAAAGGACTAAATTAAGAAGCTTAAACTATTATGTCTTAGATAAAATCAGTAAGCAAAATACAAACATAGTCCAGTACTTTGCTACTCCTGAGACAGTAGAATTTTCAGAGGAAAAGAAGATTACTACTAAAGACATCTTTTTAGCGACGGAACTAGAAATAAAACATTTTAGTAAAGATAATACTTATTTCAAGTATGACTTTTCTTTTGAAAATAATCCGACAATAACCAACGGAAATGTATTAACCAATAATAATATGATTTTTCAAGTTCAAGATGATGAAAAATATAATTTCTTCAACCACTTGAATATTACTAAATCACTAAAGGAAAACAAGTTACTATCTGTATATGCATATTATGGTGTAAATCATACAACACAAAATTATACTGTACAGCCAAACGTTTTTAACGAACAATTGGGGGGAAATCCGCCACGCCTAACACGTATAAAACAAAACACAAATTCACCACTTAGATACACAGGGCTATCAGCAGAAATCATTTCCAAATACAAAAGGTCAGAATTAGGTTTTGAACTCTCCGGGGGTCTTGAAAATGATGAAATCAAATCTTCATTTATACTAGACAATCAATTACCTGTAGATTCCCTATCAAACAATACTAACTTTAGAACAGCAACTTTAAGCGTTAGCGGCAGTTATACATACTACTTTTCGCAAAAATTGAAATTAAAATCATCTGTTAATATTGCTCAAAATTACCTTACTCTAAATGATGACAAGAGTCAATTATTTTTTTTTAACCCTCAAATCGGTTTGGCCTATAAGAAAGATGAAATAGGTTCTTTTGGTCTAAATTATAGGATTACAAATAACCAACCTCCTATTCAGTATCTGAATGAAAATTTTATTCTGAAAAACTATAGAACTTTTACTAAAGGGTTGAGTGATATTATCCCGACTAAAAATCAAAGTCTAAACTTAAGGTATACTTATAAAAGTTTTGAGAAATTATTTTTAATAAATTCTTTTTTCTCTTACAGTTTTTCAAATGTCAACTATGGTTTTGAAAGTATTGTCGATAAGACCTCAAGTTTCAATACATATAAAATTCTAGAAGGTGGCGATATGTTCAATTCAAATTTAGGTATCAACAGTTATTTGAAAAGTTTGCCACTGTCGTTCAGATTAAACATCTTTCAATCCTGGAGCACTAACTTTGTAGACGTTAACAATAGTCTGGGAATTGTAAAAAATTATAATTCTAATTATAGATTACAAGGGACGACCTATTTAAACATTCCTTTAAACTTTAAATTTCACCTACAATTTAATTATTCAACAGGAGAGTTTGATAATCAGAAAACTTCAAACGATTACATAGAAGCCTCATTAAATCCAATTTTGGAATTATCGGATAAGTGGGTTATAGAAATAAGAAATGATTTTTACTCGATAAATAATAATAATTTTTTATTTACAAATGCAGAAATAAATTTTAATCCAATTAAAAGTAAATGGTCTTACCAATTGATTGGCAGTAATTTATCAAATATTCAAGAATTTTCAAATGTTTATATATCCGAGTTTCAGAGTAGTAAATCTAGCTTCAGAATCGTGCCGCGATATTTTATATTGAATGCGAAATATAGATTTTAAAAACATATTACTCCATTAAAATTTATTAATTGAAGAAAACCTTTCCTTTCTATAGGCAGCCTGACTCCAAAGACTGTGGCCCCACATGTTTACGAATAGTTTCTAAGCATTATGGTAAGTTAATATCATTAGAAAAAATTAGACGGTTATCTGAGACTACAAGGGAAGGTAGTAATCTACTTAAATTAAGTGATGCAGCTGAGGCATTGGGCTTTAAGACTATAGGCGTTAAGTTGGGATATAATAAACTCAAAGCAGCTCCATTGCCTTTTATTGTGCATTGGAATAAAAACCATTTTGCTGTAGTATATAAAATAAAGAATAGCAGGGTTTTTGTTTCTGATCCGGCGTACGGATTGATTGATTATTCT
Protein-coding regions in this window:
- a CDS encoding carboxypeptidase-like regulatory domain-containing protein — protein: MKFLIKKYTLLLILISYAGHAQNIAIKGQIYNTDKAAIINASIVIYVDGLIDGYVYSNDLGYYKIKSKSLKKNDTLKLVVNSLGYKSVTKIISSQEVKEIVQDFILEEKVEELNEVVLEAWEKMKVSGDTVTFRADTYMNGSEQVVEDLLKNLPGIEVLKDGNIKVNGKSIDKLLIEGDDLFDEKYKLLSKNLDAKNISEVQILSNFEDNPVLKSFQESDKVAINLTLNEDKKNVWFGNASIGVGSDERYSGSINVGLLKKKIKFFNLTNFNNTRNLAVSQVKNSGGLNILDSEAEKKFEKESNTIVDINNVVDPNFSDNEDVFNNSFLNSLALVTNLSERTKLRSLNYYVLDKISKQNTNIVQYFATPETVEFSEEKKITTKDIFLATELEIKHFSKDNTYFKYDFSFENNPTITNGNVLTNNNMIFQVQDDEKYNFFNHLNITKSLKENKLLSVYAYYGVNHTTQNYTVQPNVFNEQLGGNPPRLTRIKQNTNSPLRYTGLSAEIISKYKRSELGFELSGGLENDEIKSSFILDNQLPVDSLSNNTNFRTATLSVSGSYTYYFSQKLKLKSSVNIAQNYLTLNDDKSQLFFFNPQIGLAYKKDEIGSFGLNYRITNNQPPIQYLNENFILKNYRTFTKGLSDIIPTKNQSLNLRYTYKSFEKLFLINSFFSYSFSNVNYGFESIVDKTSSFNTYKILEGGDMFNSNLGINSYLKSLPLSFRLNIFQSWSTNFVDVNNSLGIVKNYNSNYRLQGTTYLNIPLNFKFHLQFNYSTGEFDNQKTSNDYIEASLNPILELSDKWVIEIRNDFYSINNNNFLFTNAEINFNPIKSKWSYQLIGSNLSNIQEFSNVYISEFQSSKSSFRIVPRYFILNAKYRF
- a CDS encoding GLPGLI family protein; this translates as MKIIIWIILIAGQINSYSQQEFKGIVNYGHKKSLGMGTPIGIDYNAQLVFNAFLATYTYNKDDLEGGHVNEMKSIRKNEKQAFIVGKKTTEIGLAYHMDRDTDLFKNRDIGYFYVKDSIPKMKWEIHDDTKKIGDFQCSKATTNFRGRDYTAWFSTDIPLPYGPWKLHGLPGLILEAYDTHKEIFFYFKSIEYPTSQDIDIFIPEPESEGKDWISSEKFKSEMIKRYEKAIISGRMFSEQSSAPTKSKKKMPMKNLFIEVFD
- a CDS encoding TIGR04149 family rSAM-modified RiPP — encoded protein: MKSLSSLNFEANEVLQRSQMKTVFGGAVCSSGSSEVGFACADGTSGGSYTICNEHYDAFVEMAEDFCG
- a CDS encoding TonB-dependent receptor, whose protein sequence is MKLLCSTFSLKAACQKSGATRLLRNSKKCRVKTTVTTLALLGLTLASRAQQQSTDSLEGKKVVLDEVFVSAIRVTKETPVTFSNLTKEQIKPRNLGQDIPILMNFLPSVVTTSNAGAGIGYTGIRVRGSDATRVNVTINGIPYNDAESQGTFWVNMPDFASSTESLQLQRGVGTSTNGAGAFGASLNILTDGISEDAFAQISSSAGSFNTLRNNIKFSTGLLNDHVEVSGRLSRITSDGYVDRASSELDSYFLQGAYKDDNTVIKALLFGGHEITYQSWFGIDRATLESDRTFNPAGQYTDENGETQFYDNEVDNYKQDHAQLLWNERWNTNWSSNIALHYTHGRGYFEQFREDDDFETYGFAPLTVNGEEVNTTDVIRRRWLDNDFYGAVFSANYITEKLDLILGGGYNKYVGDHFGEVIWARFASDSNIRDRYYDDTSDKTDLNLYAKANYELSDKLSLYGDLQYRTVGYRANGEETGLVDDTFNFFNPKAGITYDLRKNSSLYLSFAVANREPNRNDYENGSPKPERLNDVELGWRYVAPWITLNANGYYMGYKDQLVLTGELNDVGAPLRANVGDSYRMGLEIDANIRFNEKFNWRPNVAISTNKNQDFRFQRDGVLQNLGNTNIAYSPGLVIGNWFTYSPVDVLQISFLSKYVGKQYMGNIDSETSVLEAYSHLDFNVQYIWEIDAFIESITLSGMVNNVFNEDIVSDGYFFTFDDDFSTPGTITTVEGAGFYPQAGTNFLLGATLKF
- a CDS encoding ABC transporter substrate-binding protein, with protein sequence MENLKIALDWTANTNHTGFFVAKDKGYYENLGIKVEIMTPDTDDYSSTPAKKVELGQADMALCPFESVVSYRTKASPFDAIALATLFREDISAIATLDEGGIQSPKDLDGKTYASYQARYEDEIVRQMIRNDGGNGNFEIVYPKKLGIWETIVHKKYDATWIFTNWEGVQAKNEGIELKLFKMADYGIPYGYSPILLASETMVRKNKETYKKFLEATKKGFLFAQKHPEAAVACITSFVSEQDSNIDLLESQRFTSSFYGNAANWGHFDKDKVQTYINWLHESGLETQKLSVDALLFRGLI
- a CDS encoding vitamin K epoxide reductase family protein produces the protein MSNLLDSMRIILRLLKIEKTNSYLKDTLFSHPNYPSLLSISDTLGKYRINTLAVRIGEEKLQEIPLPCFVQVVDQGTTLLYILTKINLNEVVLIKESNLITKSSKMDFQKKWTGICLLVEKTKNSKEPDIEKKLARKKSITVLSSSITTVLVTLSILSMSQSWNMDKFLVSNLGYLILKVTGLITTILLLWYEVDKYNPALQSFCSSNKKMNCERVLGSKHAFLFNGTISVSVIAFGYFFSSIVLLLLKNFSNSSLNILCILTISALPVIAYSIYMQFLVIREWCKFCMILLTVLFFENVLVYLTGIEINNINIHDILIFILFFLTPILTWILLKTVFEKGRETNMLRRNLKKFRTNKKVFENLLYDSKKLSTNPDGLGIYMKNANPKYKVLKICNPYCSPCANAHPILEKLHDNGIIDLQILFTAKADQNDKKYKPVSHLLAINETDPKNISRALDDWYSAKRKDYNAFAKKYKINGELLQQNDKVRKMKDWCEAEQIIHTPTIFINGYKLSNEYSVGDLSVLLK